The following are encoded in a window of Providencia rettgeri genomic DNA:
- the nuoJ gene encoding NADH-quinone oxidoreductase subunit J gives MEFSFYIAGLVAILATLRVITNTNPVHALLYLVVSLLALSMVFFSLGAYFAGALEIIVYAGAIMVLFVFVVMMLNLGRSVQEQERAWLTPKNWIGPAGLSAVLLAILVYGITSLSYDKGIDGTVIGAKEVGISLFGPYVLAVELASLLLLAGLVVAFHVGRDRKENGADLVSIAKAEEQK, from the coding sequence ATGGAATTTTCATTTTATATCGCCGGTCTGGTTGCAATACTTGCAACTTTGAGGGTGATAACTAATACCAACCCGGTACATGCTCTATTGTATTTGGTTGTTTCTCTGCTGGCGCTGTCAATGGTGTTTTTCTCCCTCGGTGCGTATTTTGCCGGTGCGTTGGAAATCATCGTTTACGCAGGCGCCATCATGGTCTTGTTCGTGTTTGTTGTCATGATGCTTAACTTGGGTCGCTCCGTGCAAGAGCAAGAGCGTGCTTGGTTAACACCGAAAAACTGGATCGGTCCTGCGGGGTTATCCGCGGTGTTACTGGCTATCCTCGTTTATGGCATCACATCTTTGTCCTATGACAAAGGGATTGACGGCACGGTGATTGGGGCGAAAGAAGTGGGTATCAGCTTATTTGGGCCATATGTCTTGGCTGTTGAGCTAGCCTCACTGCTGTTACTGGCAGGTCTAGTCGTCGCATTCCATGTTGGACGTGACCGTAAAGAAAACGGTGCTGATCTTGTTAGCATCGCGAAGGCGGAGGAGCAAAAATGA
- the nuoH gene encoding NADH-quinone oxidoreductase subunit NuoH has product MDWISPEVMEVIISILKSVVILLVVVTCGAYMSLGERRILGLFQNRYGPNRVGPFGMGQLIADMFKMLFKEDWIPQFADKKIFTLAPVIAFCSLFLAFAIVPVSPTWHVADLNIGILFFLMMAGLAVYAVLFAGWSSNNKYSLLGAMRASAQTVSYEVFLGLSLMGVVAQAGSFNLIDIVNSQEGMWNIIPQFFGFLTFAIAGVAVCHRHPFDQPEAEQEIADGYHVEYSGMKFGLFFVGEYIGIVTVSALIVTLFFGGWHGPFLPSFLWFAIKTGFFMMMFILIRASLPRPRYDQVMSFGWKICLPLTLLNLLGTAAVILYNAQ; this is encoded by the coding sequence ATGGATTGGATTTCGCCTGAAGTGATGGAAGTGATTATCTCCATCCTTAAATCTGTCGTCATTTTATTGGTTGTCGTGACTTGTGGGGCCTATATGAGTCTGGGGGAGCGCCGTATTCTTGGTCTGTTCCAGAACCGTTATGGTCCAAACCGTGTTGGTCCGTTTGGGATGGGCCAACTTATTGCTGACATGTTCAAAATGCTGTTTAAAGAAGACTGGATCCCACAGTTTGCGGACAAGAAAATCTTTACGCTCGCGCCAGTTATCGCGTTTTGTTCACTGTTCCTAGCATTTGCAATCGTGCCTGTCAGCCCGACTTGGCATGTTGCTGACCTAAATATCGGGATTTTGTTCTTCCTGATGATGGCAGGTCTGGCGGTGTATGCGGTGCTATTTGCAGGTTGGTCAAGTAACAATAAATACTCATTATTAGGGGCAATGCGTGCGTCGGCACAAACCGTCAGTTACGAAGTGTTCTTAGGCTTATCTTTAATGGGCGTAGTGGCACAAGCAGGTTCATTCAACCTGATTGATATTGTGAACTCCCAAGAAGGCATGTGGAACATTATTCCTCAATTCTTTGGCTTTCTGACCTTTGCGATTGCGGGCGTTGCGGTATGTCACCGTCACCCGTTTGACCAACCAGAAGCAGAACAAGAAATTGCGGATGGTTACCATGTTGAATATTCAGGGATGAAGTTCGGTCTGTTCTTCGTCGGTGAGTATATCGGTATCGTAACAGTTTCTGCCCTGATTGTGACGCTGTTCTTTGGTGGCTGGCATGGTCCATTCTTGCCGTCATTCTTGTGGTTTGCTATCAAAACTGGCTTCTTCATGATGATGTTCATTCTGATCCGTGCCTCTTTACCGCGTCCACGTTATGACCAAGTGATGTCTTTTGGCTGGAAAATTTGTTTGCCATTGACGCTGCTTAATCTGCTGGGTACTGCAGCAGTGATTTTATACAACGCTCAGTAA
- the nuoE gene encoding NADH-quinone oxidoreductase subunit NuoE, with product MHNEHNENEKHNELNVVNVFEPQVNHGFVLTEKEREEIEGEKHHYEDARAASIEALKIVQKNRGWVEDGAIHAIAEVLGIPASDVEGVATFYSQIFRQPVGRHIIRYCDSVVCHITGYQGLEAEIIKQLNIRPGQTTADGRFTLLPTCCLGNCDKGPTMMIDEDTHSYVQPENIQKLLEQYP from the coding sequence ATGCATAATGAACATAACGAAAATGAGAAGCACAACGAGCTCAATGTCGTAAATGTGTTTGAACCGCAAGTTAATCATGGCTTTGTCTTAACAGAGAAAGAGCGTGAGGAGATTGAAGGTGAGAAACACCATTACGAAGACGCCCGTGCTGCCTCAATTGAAGCACTGAAAATTGTGCAAAAAAACCGCGGTTGGGTTGAAGATGGTGCGATCCATGCGATTGCTGAAGTCTTAGGGATCCCAGCCAGTGATGTTGAAGGTGTGGCGACATTCTATAGCCAAATTTTCCGTCAGCCAGTGGGCCGCCACATTATTCGCTATTGCGACAGTGTTGTTTGCCATATTACAGGTTATCAGGGCTTAGAAGCTGAAATTATTAAACAGCTAAATATTCGCCCAGGTCAAACAACAGCCGATGGCCGCTTTACGTTGCTGCCGACCTGTTGCTTAGGTAACTGTGACAAAGGTCCAACGATGATGATCGATGAAGACACTCACAGCTACGTACAGCCTGAAAATATTCAAAAATTACTGGAGCAGTATCCATGA
- the nuoG gene encoding NADH-quinone oxidoreductase subunit NuoG, whose protein sequence is MLTMATIYVDGKEYDVNGSENLLQACLSLGLDIPYFCWHPALGSVGACRQCAVKQYQNADDTRGRLVMSCMTPATEGTYISIDDEEAKQFRESVIEWLMTNHPHDCPVCEEGGNCHLQDMTVMTGHNMRKYRFTKRTHINQDLGPFISHEMNRCIACYRCVRYYKDYADGTDLGVYGAHNYVYFGRTEDGTLESEFSGNLVEVCPTGVFTDKTHSERYNRKWDMQFAPGICQQCSIGCNTSPGERYGEIRRIENRYNGSVNHYFLCDRGRFGYGYVNRKDRPRQAILNKDGVKQVISVIEAMQSGAQIINQAKKVIGIGSPRASVESNYALRALVGAENFYSGISAGEQRRLALMQNILQNGGVYTPTLREIESYDAVLVLGEDLTQTGARMALSVRQAVKGKAREMAAAQKVADWQIAAIMNIGQHAKYPLFITNVDDTRLDDVAAFNYRAPVADQARFGFAIANMINGDAPAVNDLPADLKAKVETIAQALSSAKKPLIISGSHSASDAMIQAAANVAFALKAKGAQVGLSYLASHANSFGLAMMDAQPLDSALARIEANEADVAIVIENDLYRHSSVDAVNSALAKLNHLIVADHQLTDIMDKATLVLPAASFAEADGTLINQEGRAQRFFQVFDPTYYDKTIVMNESWRWMHSLQTQAQERDVDWSQLDHVIADCVAALPQFAGIVDSAPKASFRIRGQKLAREPHRYSGRTAMLANQTVHEPRQPQDIDSPFAFSMEGNNSPTAPRQQIPFAWAPGWNSPQAWNKFQAEVGGHLLFGDPGVRLFNSTESKLAYFTDIPTAYQAADAQWVVAPYYHLFGSDEMSQRSEVIQQRMPEPYIMLNTQDAATLGLAAGEKAEFSYAGQGFNLTVRLSNHLSTGQIGLPLGMPGIAPSMAGVSVNNLRRGA, encoded by the coding sequence ATGCTGACTATGGCTACAATATATGTAGACGGCAAAGAATATGACGTTAACGGGTCTGAAAACCTGTTACAAGCCTGTCTTTCTCTTGGGCTAGATATTCCTTATTTTTGCTGGCATCCGGCGCTGGGAAGCGTTGGCGCTTGCCGCCAGTGTGCGGTTAAGCAGTATCAGAACGCGGATGACACCCGCGGTCGCCTAGTAATGTCTTGTATGACACCGGCAACGGAAGGTACCTACATCTCTATCGATGATGAAGAAGCCAAACAATTCCGTGAAAGTGTTATAGAGTGGCTGATGACCAACCACCCTCATGACTGTCCAGTCTGTGAAGAAGGCGGTAACTGCCATCTGCAAGATATGACGGTGATGACGGGTCACAACATGCGTAAATATCGTTTTACGAAACGCACACACATTAACCAAGATCTCGGTCCTTTTATCAGTCATGAAATGAACCGCTGTATCGCGTGTTACCGTTGTGTTCGTTACTATAAAGATTACGCAGATGGTACGGACTTAGGGGTGTATGGTGCACATAATTATGTGTACTTTGGTCGTACAGAAGACGGCACGCTAGAGAGTGAATTTTCGGGTAACTTAGTGGAAGTCTGCCCGACAGGGGTATTTACCGATAAAACCCATTCCGAGCGTTATAACCGTAAATGGGATATGCAATTTGCACCGGGTATCTGCCAACAGTGCAGCATCGGTTGTAATACCAGCCCGGGTGAACGTTATGGTGAAATTCGTCGTATCGAAAACCGTTATAACGGCTCCGTAAACCACTATTTCCTGTGTGACCGTGGTCGCTTTGGCTACGGTTACGTTAACCGTAAAGATCGTCCACGTCAGGCTATTTTAAACAAAGATGGCGTGAAACAAGTTATCTCTGTCATTGAAGCAATGCAAAGTGGTGCGCAAATTATCAACCAAGCGAAGAAAGTGATTGGTATCGGCTCTCCACGTGCAAGCGTTGAAAGCAACTACGCACTGCGTGCCTTGGTGGGCGCTGAAAACTTCTATTCAGGGATCAGTGCGGGTGAACAACGTCGCTTAGCATTGATGCAAAATATCCTGCAAAATGGTGGTGTCTATACGCCAACACTGCGTGAAATTGAAAGCTATGATGCGGTACTGGTTCTGGGTGAAGATTTAACTCAGACAGGTGCGCGTATGGCACTGTCAGTTCGTCAAGCGGTGAAAGGAAAAGCACGTGAAATGGCGGCAGCGCAAAAAGTGGCTGACTGGCAAATCGCCGCGATCATGAATATTGGTCAACATGCGAAATATCCGCTGTTTATTACCAATGTTGATGATACTCGCTTAGATGACGTAGCTGCCTTCAATTACCGTGCTCCCGTTGCTGACCAAGCACGTTTCGGTTTCGCTATTGCCAATATGATCAACGGGGATGCCCCTGCGGTGAATGATTTACCCGCTGATTTGAAAGCCAAAGTTGAAACTATCGCACAAGCTCTCTCAAGTGCGAAGAAACCATTGATCATCAGTGGTAGCCACAGTGCAAGCGATGCGATGATCCAAGCGGCAGCTAACGTGGCATTTGCACTGAAAGCGAAAGGCGCACAGGTCGGGCTGTCATACTTAGCTTCTCACGCAAATAGCTTTGGTTTAGCGATGATGGATGCACAACCATTAGACAGTGCATTAGCTCGCATTGAAGCGAACGAAGCGGATGTTGCTATCGTGATTGAAAATGACCTTTATCGTCACAGCAGTGTGGATGCCGTCAATAGCGCATTAGCGAAACTGAACCACCTGATTGTTGCCGATCATCAACTGACTGATATCATGGATAAAGCAACACTTGTTCTGCCAGCAGCAAGTTTCGCAGAAGCAGACGGTACGTTGATTAACCAAGAAGGTCGCGCACAACGCTTCTTCCAAGTTTTCGACCCAACTTATTACGATAAAACTATTGTGATGAACGAAAGCTGGCGTTGGATGCATTCGCTACAAACGCAAGCGCAAGAGCGTGATGTAGATTGGTCACAACTTGATCATGTGATTGCTGATTGTGTTGCTGCACTGCCGCAATTTGCCGGTATTGTCGATTCTGCCCCGAAAGCGTCATTCCGTATCCGTGGGCAAAAATTGGCACGTGAACCTCATCGTTACAGTGGTCGTACCGCTATGCTGGCAAACCAAACTGTGCATGAGCCACGTCAACCACAAGATATTGACTCCCCATTTGCTTTCTCAATGGAAGGGAACAACAGCCCAACCGCACCACGCCAGCAAATTCCATTTGCATGGGCACCGGGTTGGAACTCACCACAAGCTTGGAATAAATTCCAAGCGGAAGTCGGTGGTCACTTATTATTTGGTGATCCAGGTGTGCGTTTGTTCAATTCAACAGAAAGTAAACTGGCATACTTCACTGATATTCCAACGGCTTACCAAGCAGCGGACGCTCAGTGGGTGGTTGCGCCGTATTACCATCTGTTCGGCAGTGATGAAATGTCACAGCGTTCAGAGGTTATTCAACAGCGTATGCCTGAGCCATATATCATGCTGAACACGCAAGACGCTGCGACACTTGGCTTGGCAGCAGGGGAAAAAGCTGAATTTAGCTATGCAGGTCAAGGGTTTAACCTAACTGTACGCCTCAGCAACCACCTGTCAACAGGTCAAATTGGCTTACCATTAGGGATGCCGGGTATCGCACCTTCAATGGCTGGCGTGTCAGTCAATAATCTGCGGAGGGGAGCATGA
- the nuoK gene encoding NADH-quinone oxidoreductase subunit NuoK: MIPLEHGLILAAILFVMGLSCLVIRRNLLFMLIGLEIMINSTALAFVVAGSFWGQPDGQIMYILAITLAAAEASIGLALLLQLHRHRQNLNIDKVSEMRG; the protein is encoded by the coding sequence ATGATACCTCTAGAACATGGTCTGATTTTAGCGGCAATTCTATTTGTAATGGGGCTTAGCTGCCTTGTGATCCGCCGCAATCTGCTTTTCATGCTGATCGGACTGGAAATCATGATTAACTCTACTGCACTGGCGTTTGTCGTCGCAGGGAGTTTTTGGGGGCAACCAGACGGCCAAATTATGTATATTTTGGCAATCACGCTGGCTGCTGCGGAGGCGAGTATTGGATTGGCGTTGTTACTGCAACTCCATCGTCATCGTCAGAACCTGAATATTGATAAAGTCAGTGAGATGCGCGGATGA
- the nuoM gene encoding NADH-quinone oxidoreductase subunit M, whose amino-acid sequence MLLPWLILIPFIGGLLSWQADRFSHRAPRWIALATMGITLILSVQLWLQGSYSLVNPQGIPQWQDVYLMPWIPALGINIHLAIDGLSLLMVVLTAIMGAFSILSSWSENQKNQGAYHFNLLWIITGVMGIFTAVDLFLFFFFWEMMLIPMYFLIANWGHKGSENRQHVNAATKFFIYTQASGLIMLVSIIGLALAHWNDTKILTFNYNALLGTQMSSTVSFMLMLGFFIAFAVKMPLVPFHGWMADTQEQSPTAGSVDISGIMLKTAAYGLLRFTLPLFPEASIQFTPVAMTLGVISIFYGAWLAFKQTDIKRLAAYSSLSHMGFVTVAIYASSVLAYQGAVIQMITNGLSGAALIIISGQLYERTQTRDMRMMGGLWKRIKWLPGMSLFFAAATLGMPGTGNFIGEFMILFGSFSQFTLVTCIMVFGVVFASIYSLWMMQQTYYGTPKSEKEMKGLTAREFGVLLALAALLVIIGFYPQPILDTSIGSMETLHNLYSASLTTLGL is encoded by the coding sequence ATGCTATTACCCTGGCTAATACTTATTCCCTTCATCGGTGGCCTGCTAAGTTGGCAGGCTGACCGGTTTAGTCACCGCGCACCGCGTTGGATTGCGCTGGCGACTATGGGGATCACTTTAATACTCTCCGTGCAACTGTGGTTACAAGGGAGCTACTCTCTGGTTAACCCACAAGGCATTCCACAATGGCAAGATGTCTATTTAATGCCATGGATACCAGCATTGGGGATTAATATCCATTTGGCGATTGATGGTTTATCACTGTTAATGGTCGTTCTGACGGCTATTATGGGTGCATTCTCGATTTTGAGCTCATGGAGTGAAAACCAAAAGAACCAAGGTGCCTATCACTTTAACCTTCTGTGGATTATCACAGGGGTGATGGGAATTTTCACTGCTGTTGACTTGTTTTTATTCTTTTTCTTCTGGGAGATGATGCTGATCCCAATGTACTTCCTAATTGCCAATTGGGGACACAAAGGCTCAGAAAACAGACAACACGTTAACGCAGCGACCAAGTTCTTTATCTATACGCAGGCAAGTGGTTTGATCATGCTAGTGTCTATCATTGGATTAGCACTGGCTCACTGGAATGATACCAAAATCCTGACATTCAACTATAACGCACTGCTTGGCACGCAAATGTCTAGCACAGTTTCTTTTATGTTAATGTTAGGCTTCTTCATTGCCTTTGCGGTTAAAATGCCTTTGGTGCCGTTTCATGGTTGGATGGCAGATACTCAAGAGCAATCACCTACAGCAGGTTCGGTGGATATCTCGGGTATTATGCTAAAAACCGCCGCGTATGGTCTGTTACGTTTCACGTTACCGCTGTTCCCTGAAGCTTCTATCCAGTTCACGCCAGTGGCGATGACACTGGGCGTGATCAGTATCTTCTACGGTGCATGGTTAGCGTTCAAACAAACCGACATTAAACGTTTAGCGGCGTACAGTAGCTTATCCCATATGGGGTTTGTAACTGTGGCGATTTATGCAAGCTCAGTGTTAGCGTACCAAGGTGCAGTGATCCAAATGATCACCAATGGCTTATCAGGTGCAGCACTGATTATTATCAGTGGTCAACTGTACGAACGTACACAGACTCGTGATATGCGCATGATGGGTGGATTATGGAAACGCATTAAATGGTTACCAGGAATGTCCTTGTTCTTTGCTGCGGCAACGTTAGGTATGCCAGGGACAGGTAACTTCATTGGTGAATTCATGATCCTGTTCGGTAGTTTCAGCCAATTCACATTAGTGACCTGCATTATGGTATTTGGTGTGGTGTTTGCTTCTATCTACTCTTTGTGGATGATGCAACAGACTTATTACGGCACACCAAAATCAGAAAAAGAAATGAAAGGGTTAACGGCGCGTGAATTCGGTGTGCTACTGGCTCTGGCTGCTTTACTGGTTATCATCGGTTTCTATCCACAACCAATCTTAGATACATCAATTGGTTCAATGGAAACATTGCATAACTTGTATTCTGCTTCACTAACAACATTAGGGCTGTAA
- the nuoI gene encoding NADH-quinone oxidoreductase subunit NuoI, with protein MTLKELLVGFATQVRSIWLVGLHAFDKRETQMYPEEPVYLPPRYRGRIVLTRDPDGEERCVACNLCAVACPVGCISLQKAEHEDGRWYPEFFRVNFSRCIFCGLCEEACPTTAIQLTPDFEMADWRRQDLVYEKNDLLISGPGKYPDYNFYRKSGMAIAGKDKGEADNEAKPINVKDLLP; from the coding sequence ATGACATTGAAAGAGTTATTGGTCGGTTTCGCCACCCAAGTACGTAGTATTTGGTTGGTCGGCCTACATGCGTTCGATAAACGCGAAACGCAAATGTATCCAGAAGAGCCGGTTTATCTGCCACCCCGCTACCGTGGTCGTATCGTATTAACCCGCGATCCCGATGGTGAAGAGCGTTGTGTTGCGTGTAACTTATGTGCGGTTGCTTGTCCAGTGGGTTGTATCTCACTGCAAAAAGCGGAGCACGAAGATGGACGCTGGTATCCGGAATTTTTCCGCGTTAACTTCTCGCGCTGCATTTTCTGTGGTCTGTGTGAAGAGGCTTGCCCAACGACGGCAATCCAATTAACACCAGACTTTGAAATGGCCGATTGGCGACGTCAGGATCTGGTTTACGAGAAAAATGACCTGTTGATTTCAGGTCCGGGTAAATATCCTGATTATAACTTTTACCGTAAATCGGGTATGGCGATTGCAGGTAAAGACAAAGGTGAAGCGGATAACGAAGCGAAACCGATTAACGTCAAAGACCTGTTGCCATAA
- the nuoL gene encoding NADH-quinone oxidoreductase subunit L — translation MNLLYLTILLPLLGSVLLAFSRGRWSENVSAIIGAGSVGLAAIVAFYAGNEFLAQDAGSVFIQPLWTWMSVGTFNIPFTLMLDGLSLTMLGVVTGVGFLIHVYASWYMRGEEGYSRFFAYTNLFIASMVVLVLADNMMLMYLGWEGVGLCSYLLIGFYYTNPDNGKAAMKAFFVTRIGDVFLAIGMFILWNELGTLNFSEMAVLAPQKFAEGSSAINWATLMLLGGAVGKSAQLPLQTWLADAMAGPTPVSALIHAATMVTAGVYLIARTHVLFLLAPEVLHLVGVVGAVTLVLAGFAALVQTDIKRVLAYSTMSQIGYMFLALGVQAWDAAIFHLMTHAFFKALLFLSAGSVILACHHEQNIFKMGGLRKQIPFIYAVMLIGGSALAALPLFTAGFYSKDAILWGAKLDGQTVLLWAGILGALMTAIYTFRMIFIVFHGEAKIKAHKVKGITHTLPLGILAILATFVGALIHQPLEGVFPAEAAGSEDGKVLLEAISGGFAIAGLLVAIFLYLFRRSIVDAIAKTAIGRFFSAWWYQAWGFDWLYDVVFVKPFKGVAWLLESDPINSLMNIPARLSSLANKGLSVSQNGQIRWYIASLGLGAVLILALLLLV, via the coding sequence ATGAACCTACTCTATTTAACTATTCTGTTGCCTTTGCTGGGGTCGGTGCTGTTAGCCTTCTCTCGTGGACGCTGGTCAGAAAACGTTTCTGCCATTATTGGAGCGGGGTCGGTTGGTTTAGCTGCGATCGTCGCTTTCTATGCTGGCAATGAATTTTTAGCTCAAGATGCAGGTAGCGTATTCATCCAACCTCTGTGGACTTGGATGTCTGTCGGTACCTTTAATATCCCATTCACCTTGATGTTAGATGGTCTGTCACTGACCATGTTAGGTGTGGTAACGGGTGTGGGCTTCCTTATTCACGTATACGCTTCTTGGTATATGCGTGGCGAGGAAGGTTACTCACGTTTCTTCGCTTACACCAACTTGTTTATCGCGAGCATGGTGGTTTTAGTGCTTGCCGATAACATGATGCTGATGTATCTCGGTTGGGAAGGGGTAGGGCTGTGCAGTTACTTACTGATTGGCTTCTACTACACCAATCCAGACAACGGCAAGGCTGCGATGAAAGCGTTCTTTGTTACGCGCATCGGTGACGTGTTCCTTGCTATTGGTATGTTTATCCTGTGGAATGAGCTGGGCACGTTGAATTTCAGCGAAATGGCGGTGTTAGCACCGCAGAAATTTGCTGAAGGTTCTAGTGCAATTAACTGGGCAACCTTGATGTTATTAGGTGGCGCAGTGGGTAAATCAGCTCAGTTGCCACTGCAAACATGGTTGGCCGATGCGATGGCGGGTCCAACGCCAGTTTCTGCACTGATCCACGCAGCAACCATGGTTACCGCGGGTGTCTACTTAATTGCGCGTACCCATGTTCTGTTCCTGTTAGCCCCTGAAGTTTTACATTTAGTTGGTGTGGTTGGTGCAGTCACATTAGTACTGGCAGGTTTTGCAGCACTGGTACAAACAGACATCAAACGTGTACTCGCTTACTCAACCATGAGCCAAATCGGTTATATGTTCTTGGCGTTGGGCGTTCAAGCTTGGGACGCGGCGATTTTCCACCTGATGACGCACGCCTTCTTTAAAGCGTTATTATTCTTGTCAGCAGGTTCGGTGATCCTCGCTTGTCACCATGAACAAAACATCTTCAAAATGGGTGGGTTGCGTAAGCAAATTCCATTCATCTATGCTGTGATGTTAATCGGCGGAAGTGCACTGGCAGCATTGCCACTGTTTACCGCAGGTTTCTACAGTAAAGATGCCATTTTGTGGGGAGCGAAGCTTGACGGGCAAACCGTGTTGTTGTGGGCGGGGATCCTCGGTGCATTAATGACCGCAATTTATACCTTCCGTATGATTTTCATCGTGTTCCACGGTGAAGCGAAAATCAAAGCGCACAAGGTTAAAGGCATCACTCACACATTGCCACTGGGCATTCTGGCTATCCTTGCAACGTTTGTTGGTGCATTAATCCACCAACCTTTAGAAGGGGTATTCCCTGCGGAAGCTGCTGGAAGTGAAGACGGTAAAGTTTTACTTGAAGCAATTTCGGGTGGGTTTGCAATCGCAGGTCTATTGGTTGCGATATTCCTTTACCTGTTCAGACGTTCCATTGTTGATGCTATCGCGAAAACGGCGATTGGTCGCTTCTTTAGTGCTTGGTGGTACCAAGCTTGGGGATTCGACTGGCTGTATGATGTAGTCTTTGTGAAACCGTTTAAAGGTGTTGCATGGCTACTGGAGAGCGATCCGATTAACTCACTGATGAATATTCCTGCGCGCTTATCAAGTTTAGCGAACAAAGGTCTTTCTGTGAGTCAAAACGGCCAGATCCGTTGGTATATTGCCTCATTGGGGCTGGGTGCAGTGCTGATCCTTGCTCTGCTGCTTTTGGTTTAA
- the nuoF gene encoding NADH-quinone oxidoreductase subunit NuoF, producing MTNSVNPVIRTAQTHPLTWRLRDDNQPVWLDEYRSKNGYKGLERALKGMAPDEVVNLVKDAGLKGRGGAGFSTGLKWSLMPKDENMKLRYFLCNADEMEPGTYKDRLLMEQLPHLLVEGMIAGAYALKAYRGYIFLRGEYVEAAHNLRRAIEEAKAAGLLGKNILGSGFDFELFVHTGAGRYICGEETALINSLEGRRANPRSKPPFPATSGAWGKPTCVNNVETICNVPAILEHGDKWYIDLSAGKSKDAGTKLMGFSGRVKNPGLWELPFGTTAREVLEDYAGGMRDGLKLKAWQPGGAGTDFLTSDHLDLPMDFENIAKAGSRLGTALAMAVDHEINMVSLVRNLETFFARESCGWCTPCRDGLPWSVKILQALEKGEGQPGDIETLEQLCRFLGPGKTFCAHAPGAVEPLQSAIKYFREEFEAGISQKDLRNIVQIAGIQPNLLKQRW from the coding sequence ATGACAAATTCTGTTAATCCAGTGATCCGTACTGCCCAAACGCATCCACTAACATGGCGTTTGCGTGATGACAATCAGCCTGTTTGGTTAGATGAGTATCGCAGTAAAAACGGATACAAAGGTCTTGAGCGTGCTCTTAAAGGCATGGCCCCCGATGAAGTTGTGAACCTCGTAAAAGACGCTGGTCTGAAAGGACGTGGTGGTGCGGGCTTCTCAACAGGTCTGAAATGGAGCCTGATGCCGAAAGACGAAAACATGAAACTGCGTTATTTCTTATGTAATGCGGATGAAATGGAGCCGGGTACTTATAAAGACCGTCTTTTAATGGAACAACTTCCTCACCTATTAGTTGAAGGCATGATCGCGGGGGCTTATGCACTGAAAGCCTATCGTGGTTATATCTTCCTACGTGGTGAATACGTTGAAGCGGCCCATAATTTACGCCGCGCCATTGAAGAAGCAAAAGCGGCGGGTCTATTAGGGAAAAATATCCTCGGTTCTGGATTCGATTTTGAACTGTTTGTGCACACGGGAGCAGGGCGTTATATCTGCGGTGAAGAAACCGCATTAATTAACTCCTTAGAAGGTCGCCGCGCAAATCCACGTTCTAAGCCACCATTCCCTGCAACTTCTGGTGCTTGGGGTAAGCCGACTTGCGTTAATAACGTCGAAACCATCTGTAATGTGCCTGCGATATTAGAGCATGGTGACAAATGGTACATCGATTTAAGCGCAGGCAAGAGTAAAGATGCGGGCACTAAACTGATGGGCTTCTCAGGCCGCGTGAAAAACCCAGGTCTGTGGGAATTACCCTTTGGTACGACAGCGCGTGAAGTTCTTGAAGACTACGCGGGTGGCATGCGTGACGGTCTGAAACTAAAAGCATGGCAGCCGGGTGGGGCAGGGACTGACTTCCTGACCAGCGACCACCTCGACTTACCGATGGATTTCGAAAATATTGCTAAAGCAGGGAGCCGTTTAGGAACTGCATTGGCGATGGCAGTTGATCATGAAATCAACATGGTTTCATTGGTGCGTAACTTAGAAACCTTCTTTGCACGTGAATCTTGCGGTTGGTGTACACCATGTCGTGATGGGTTGCCGTGGAGCGTGAAAATTTTACAAGCACTGGAAAAAGGCGAAGGTCAACCCGGTGACATTGAAACATTAGAGCAACTTTGCCGTTTCTTAGGTCCGGGTAAAACATTCTGTGCTCACGCACCAGGTGCAGTCGAACCGCTGCAAAGTGCCATCAAATATTTCCGTGAAGAATTTGAAGCGGGTATCTCGCAAAAAGATCTGCGTAACATTGTGCAGATTGCAGGGATCCAGCCAAACCTGCTGAAACAGCGTTGGTAA